A genome region from Kaistia algarum includes the following:
- a CDS encoding SMP-30/gluconolactonase/LRE family protein, with protein MTVELVVDARNRLGEVPVWDVLEQALYWVDIEGRLLQRLTPCTGRVDRWEMPERIACFALRETGGLIVSFASGIAFYDLETGAIDWIARPEADKPGNRFNEGKCDRRGRFWTGSMDDSLKTHSAALYRVDPDLSVERVLTGIGISNSIVWSPDDRYFYFADTLDQVIDRFDFDAEAGAISNRRRIVDLSGTPFGPDGSTVDVEGCLWNAQWDGWRVVRYSPEGEVLRIIELPVQKPTSCMFGGPDLRTLYVTSAIWDLTPEELVRQPHAGGVFAIDVGIEGLPEPRFAG; from the coding sequence GTGACGGTCGAACTGGTCGTCGACGCGCGCAATCGGCTGGGCGAGGTTCCGGTCTGGGACGTGCTCGAGCAGGCGCTTTATTGGGTCGATATCGAGGGGCGCCTGCTGCAACGGCTGACGCCCTGCACCGGCAGGGTCGATCGCTGGGAAATGCCAGAGCGCATCGCCTGCTTCGCGCTGCGCGAGACGGGCGGCCTCATTGTTTCCTTCGCCTCCGGCATCGCCTTCTATGATCTGGAGACCGGCGCGATCGATTGGATCGCTCGCCCCGAGGCCGACAAGCCAGGCAACCGTTTCAACGAAGGCAAATGCGACCGCCGCGGCCGGTTCTGGACCGGCTCGATGGACGACAGCCTGAAGACACACAGCGCGGCGCTGTACCGCGTCGACCCGGATCTTTCCGTTGAGCGCGTGCTGACCGGCATCGGGATTTCGAACTCGATCGTCTGGAGCCCCGACGATCGATATTTCTACTTCGCCGATACGCTCGACCAGGTCATCGACCGTTTCGATTTCGATGCGGAAGCCGGGGCGATCTCGAATCGCCGCCGCATCGTCGACCTCTCCGGCACCCCGTTCGGCCCGGACGGCTCGACGGTGGACGTCGAGGGGTGCCTGTGGAACGCGCAGTGGGACGGCTGGCGCGTCGTGCGCTATTCTCCCGAAGGTGAGGTCCTGCGGATCATCGAACTGCCGGTGCAGAAGCCGACCAGTTGCATGTTCGGCGGACCGGACCTTCGAACGCTCTATGTAACGTCGGCAATCTGGGACCTGACACCGGAGGAATTGGTGCGTCAGCCACATGCCGGCGGCGTCTTCGCCATCGATGTCGGCATCGAGGGTCTGCCGGAGCCCCGCTTTGCGGGCTGA
- a CDS encoding CYTH and CHAD domain-containing protein: MHQPKSKQSPAAPIEREIKFSIDWGTAKRLQHDPAVSAVKPAIFDQISEYWDTDQRDLRAGGVSLRLRRFADRTVQTIKAEGDANAGVVGRIEDEFGIEGNVPEIAALERHASPELMAAIAGQLRPQFRIIVQRTQWRVEQNGARFNIDLDEGHIEAGRRKQNIRELEVELVEGPVQALFALARELAVRLPIRMQFCTKSDRGFSLLDGDDCRNRKTAIRPLAPDLTRADAFRTLAMTAIRAFVLHAGTFTPKSQAETIHAMRVAIRRLRSLLRFDRDLFTKQEAETLRGEIGWVFDQLGAARNLYIVIAEMGAWPANAVPEGALDRLHAERATAYGAVAAMLGSARHRLGVVDLVAMVECGSSTGRSVGSPAREGTRPALRRAWKAVSESDPPSELSPERRHRLRIHAKRLRYACDFYAGLYPDPKAAKRCAEMIEAATALQDALGRLTDRMTIDALVAEHFPGAKRPAAAGIDEAALLRAADKAHRRLAACKPFWK; the protein is encoded by the coding sequence TTGCACCAGCCGAAGTCCAAGCAGTCGCCGGCCGCGCCGATCGAGCGCGAGATCAAGTTCTCCATCGATTGGGGTACGGCAAAGAGGCTCCAGCACGATCCGGCGGTCAGCGCCGTCAAGCCTGCGATTTTCGACCAGATCTCGGAATATTGGGATACCGACCAGCGAGATCTTCGCGCCGGCGGCGTCTCGCTCCGCCTGCGCCGTTTTGCCGATCGGACCGTACAGACGATCAAGGCAGAGGGCGATGCCAATGCCGGTGTGGTCGGGCGCATCGAGGACGAGTTCGGCATCGAGGGCAATGTCCCCGAGATAGCAGCCCTCGAACGGCATGCCTCGCCAGAGCTGATGGCCGCCATCGCGGGCCAGCTGCGGCCCCAATTCCGCATCATCGTCCAGCGCACGCAATGGCGCGTCGAGCAGAATGGCGCGCGTTTCAACATCGATCTCGACGAAGGCCACATCGAAGCCGGCAGAAGGAAGCAGAATATCCGCGAGCTGGAGGTCGAGCTCGTCGAAGGACCGGTGCAGGCGCTGTTCGCCCTCGCCCGAGAACTGGCCGTCCGGTTGCCGATCCGCATGCAGTTCTGCACCAAGTCTGACCGCGGATTCAGCCTGCTGGACGGCGACGATTGCCGCAATCGAAAGACAGCCATCCGCCCGCTCGCACCGGACCTCACAAGGGCGGATGCGTTCCGAACCCTGGCCATGACCGCGATCCGCGCCTTCGTGCTCCATGCCGGGACCTTCACGCCGAAAAGCCAGGCCGAGACGATCCACGCCATGCGCGTCGCCATCCGCCGGCTGCGCTCGCTGCTGCGCTTCGATCGCGATCTCTTCACGAAGCAAGAGGCCGAAACGCTGCGCGGCGAGATCGGATGGGTGTTCGACCAGCTTGGGGCGGCGCGCAATCTCTACATCGTTATCGCCGAGATGGGCGCGTGGCCGGCGAATGCCGTACCGGAGGGCGCGCTGGATCGCCTCCATGCCGAGCGCGCGACGGCTTATGGCGCGGTGGCGGCGATGCTGGGATCCGCCCGTCACCGCCTCGGGGTCGTCGATCTCGTCGCGATGGTGGAGTGCGGAAGCTCGACCGGGCGCAGCGTCGGTTCGCCGGCCCGAGAGGGCACCCGCCCGGCGCTCCGCCGCGCGTGGAAGGCGGTGAGCGAGTCCGATCCGCCATCAGAGCTCTCGCCCGAGCGGCGCCATCGCCTGCGCATCCATGCCAAGCGGCTGCGCTATGCCTGCGATTTCTATGCGGGCCTTTATCCGGACCCGAAGGCGGCCAAGCGCTGCGCCGAGATGATCGAGGCAGCCACGGCCCTGCAGGATGCGCTTGGGCGGCTCACCGACCGCATGACGATCGATGCGCTCGTCGCCGAGCATTTTCCCGGCGCCAAACGCCCCGCGGCGGCGGGTATCGATGAGGCGGCGCTGCTTCGCGCCGCCGACAAGGCGCACCGTCGCCTCGCCGCCTGCAAGCCGTTCTGGAAATGA
- a CDS encoding mandelate racemase/muconate lactonizing enzyme family protein: MKIASVEPFILHMPLNRSSISDSTHTISHWGVVGVKITTSDGLAGYGFTGTHAHLGSDRLVTSCICDCYAELLIGEEAGDVSRLWMKLARSPALQWVGRAGITQIALAAVDVALWDLKAKAAGEPLWSFLGGATSEKLEAYNTDIGWLSIPTDQLVEGSLKAIEVDGYRRLKLKVGHDDPTIDLARIEAVRKAVGPSVTIAVDGNGRWDLPTCQRFCANAAPLDLFWFEEPLWYDDVAGHAALARSTPIPVALGEQLYSADAFNQFMEAGAVHWVQPDVTRLGGITEYITVAEAAHSRRLPVVPHVGDMGQVHVHLAIWHKATTMLEYIPWILDGFEEPIRVEGGFYQRPEQPGASSTPTADAFRRYSRPLG; the protein is encoded by the coding sequence ATGAAAATTGCGAGCGTCGAGCCGTTCATCCTGCATATGCCGCTCAACCGGTCGTCGATCTCGGATTCGACGCATACGATCAGCCATTGGGGCGTGGTCGGCGTGAAGATAACGACGAGCGACGGTCTCGCCGGCTATGGCTTCACGGGAACCCATGCCCATCTCGGCTCGGATCGCCTCGTCACGTCCTGCATCTGCGATTGCTATGCCGAACTGCTGATCGGTGAGGAGGCCGGCGACGTTTCGCGACTTTGGATGAAGCTTGCGCGCTCGCCGGCGCTGCAATGGGTCGGCCGCGCCGGCATCACGCAGATCGCGCTCGCCGCCGTTGATGTCGCACTGTGGGACCTGAAAGCCAAGGCGGCGGGCGAGCCGCTCTGGAGCTTCCTCGGCGGCGCCACGTCGGAAAAACTCGAAGCGTACAATACCGACATAGGCTGGCTGTCGATCCCGACGGACCAACTGGTCGAAGGGAGCCTGAAGGCGATCGAGGTCGACGGCTACCGGCGGCTGAAACTGAAAGTCGGCCATGACGACCCAACCATCGACCTCGCCCGGATCGAGGCTGTGCGCAAGGCCGTCGGGCCGTCGGTGACGATCGCCGTCGACGGCAATGGCCGCTGGGACCTGCCGACCTGCCAGCGCTTCTGCGCCAATGCCGCGCCGCTGGACCTTTTCTGGTTCGAGGAGCCGCTCTGGTACGACGACGTCGCCGGCCATGCCGCGCTCGCCCGCTCGACGCCGATCCCGGTCGCGCTCGGCGAACAGCTCTATTCGGCCGATGCTTTCAACCAGTTCATGGAGGCTGGCGCCGTTCACTGGGTACAGCCCGACGTGACGCGACTCGGCGGCATCACGGAATACATCACCGTCGCGGAAGCCGCCCATTCCCGCCGCCTGCCGGTGGTGCCGCATGTCGGCGACATGGGGCAGGTGCATGTCCACCTCGCCATCTGGCACAAGGCGACGACGATGCTCGAATATATCCCGTGGATTCTCGACGGCTTCGAGGAGCCGATCCGCGTCGAGGGCGGGTTCTATCAGCGCCCCGAACAGCCGGGAGCCAGCTCGACGCCGACGGCGGACGCTTTCCGCCGCTATTCCCGTCCGCTGGGCTGA